Proteins from a single region of Thermodesulfovibrionia bacterium:
- a CDS encoding dCMP deaminase family protein produces MRPEWDEYFIEIAKVVASRSTCLRRKYGAVIVKDRVLISTGYNGSPRGIDNCIDLQRCIRKEQNIPSGERYELCEAVHAEQNAIINAPPERMKGAIIYIAGFEDDNSFANGRPCKLCDRMIRNAQIKEVIFLKSDGGIEKIEVFKP; encoded by the coding sequence ATGCGCCCTGAATGGGATGAATATTTTATAGAGATAGCAAAGGTCGTGGCATCCAGGTCTACCTGTCTGCGCAGGAAGTACGGCGCGGTGATTGTGAAGGACAGGGTTTTAATAAGCACAGGGTATAACGGTTCCCCGCGCGGCATAGATAACTGCATAGACCTTCAAAGGTGCATCAGAAAGGAACAGAACATCCCCTCAGGCGAGAGATACGAGCTTTGCGAGGCTGTGCATGCCGAACAGAACGCCATCATCAACGCGCCGCCGGAGCGCATGAAAGGAGCTATCATCTATATAGCAGGGTTTGAAGATGATAATAGTTTTGCCAATGGAAGGCCGTGCAAGCTCTGCGACCGCATGATAAGGAACGCCCAGATAAAAGAGGTCATATTCCTGAAGAGCGACGGGGGCATTGAGAAGATAGAGGTATTCAAGCCGTAG
- a CDS encoding vitamin B12-dependent ribonucleotide reductase — translation MAELLSGKLKLTPNALQVIHKRYLRKSEEGKVIENPDDMFMRVSRVIASADLNYGKTESQVKQVEEEFHDLITSLNFLPNSPTLMNAGRRLGQLSACFVLPVEDSMESIFEAVKNAALIHKSGGGTGFSFSKLRPKGDIVGSTKGVSSGPISFMTVFDSATEAIKQGGTRRGANMGMLRVDHPDILDFITAKDDAKILNNFNISVALTDEFMDAFEKDKEYDLKNPHDGKTTSRLKAKDVFNLIVNHAWKNGEPGIIFIDRMNRDNPTPKLGDIESTNPCGEQPLLPYESCNLGSINLSNFVMHEGATAGNDPRSNIDWGMLKDTVHSAVHFLDNVIEVNKYPIKIIEETTKANRKIGLGVMGFADMLIKLGVPYNSDDALSLGEEVMRFIQDEGRKASSLLAEERGVFSTHADSTYKDRMKLRNATITTIAPTGTLSIIAGCSSGIEPLFAVSYVRNVLEGTKLYEVNPYFEKIAKERGFWSRELIEEIAERGTLHGIEAVPDDVKNIFITAHDITPEDHVKMQAAFQKYVDNAVSKTVNFPKDATQAEVENVYLLAYKLGCKGATVYRDGSRDEQVLSTGKTSQEETKQSPEEYVKIVPKKRPETIHGTTTLMNTGCGNLYVTINEDDNGHPFELFTRMGKAGGCASSQAEAIGRLVSLAFRSNIDPLEIVKQLKGISCHSPAWSKGGKISSCSDAISKSIEKFKEEAGGNGNGHGNGSDNHGKKVFHSGQCSECGGAVEHEGGCAVCKDCGFTKCF, via the coding sequence ATGGCAGAACTATTATCAGGCAAACTTAAGCTTACGCCTAACGCATTGCAGGTCATACACAAGAGGTATCTCAGGAAGAGTGAAGAGGGGAAGGTAATCGAGAATCCTGATGACATGTTCATGAGGGTCTCAAGGGTCATCGCATCTGCTGACCTCAACTACGGCAAAACAGAGTCGCAGGTAAAGCAGGTTGAAGAAGAGTTTCATGACCTTATCACATCGCTGAACTTTCTGCCTAACAGCCCCACACTCATGAATGCGGGAAGAAGGCTTGGCCAGCTTTCAGCATGTTTTGTGCTTCCTGTAGAAGATTCGATGGAGTCGATATTTGAGGCGGTGAAGAATGCCGCGTTGATACATAAATCAGGAGGAGGCACGGGCTTCTCATTTTCAAAGCTCCGTCCTAAAGGCGACATCGTGGGTTCCACCAAGGGCGTATCATCCGGGCCTATCTCATTCATGACGGTCTTTGATTCAGCGACCGAGGCGATAAAGCAGGGCGGCACAAGAAGGGGCGCGAACATGGGCATGCTGCGCGTGGACCATCCTGATATCCTTGACTTCATAACCGCAAAGGATGACGCTAAGATACTCAACAACTTCAACATATCTGTCGCGCTCACAGACGAGTTCATGGACGCCTTTGAAAAGGACAAAGAGTATGACCTGAAGAACCCGCATGACGGCAAGACAACGAGCAGGCTCAAGGCAAAGGATGTCTTTAATCTCATTGTGAACCACGCATGGAAGAACGGCGAGCCGGGAATAATCTTCATAGACAGGATGAACCGTGATAATCCTACGCCGAAGCTGGGTGATATAGAGAGCACCAACCCATGCGGAGAGCAGCCGCTCCTTCCTTATGAATCCTGCAACCTGGGCTCGATAAACCTTTCAAACTTTGTGATGCACGAAGGCGCAACAGCTGGGAATGACCCGCGTTCCAATATAGACTGGGGGATGTTAAAGGATACGGTGCACTCTGCCGTACACTTCCTTGATAATGTGATTGAGGTGAACAAGTACCCGATCAAAATAATAGAGGAGACCACAAAGGCGAACAGGAAGATAGGACTCGGCGTGATGGGGTTTGCCGACATGCTCATAAAGCTCGGTGTTCCTTATAACTCTGATGATGCGTTAAGCCTCGGTGAAGAGGTCATGAGGTTCATACAGGATGAGGGCAGAAAGGCGTCCTCGCTTCTGGCAGAGGAGAGGGGAGTTTTTTCAACGCATGCTGACAGCACATACAAAGACAGGATGAAGCTCAGGAACGCGACCATAACGACCATCGCACCGACCGGCACGCTCTCTATAATAGCCGGATGCTCAAGCGGAATAGAGCCGCTCTTTGCAGTATCTTATGTGCGCAACGTGCTTGAAGGGACAAAACTGTACGAGGTCAATCCGTACTTTGAAAAGATCGCAAAAGAGAGAGGCTTCTGGAGCAGGGAGCTTATCGAAGAGATAGCTGAGAGAGGCACGCTTCACGGAATAGAAGCGGTGCCCGATGATGTAAAGAATATCTTCATTACCGCCCATGATATAACGCCTGAGGACCATGTGAAGATGCAGGCTGCGTTTCAGAAGTATGTGGACAATGCCGTTTCCAAGACGGTTAACTTCCCCAAAGATGCGACACAAGCGGAAGTTGAGAATGTATATCTCCTTGCTTATAAGCTCGGTTGCAAAGGCGCCACTGTTTACAGAGATGGTTCAAGGGATGAGCAGGTACTCTCAACAGGAAAGACGAGCCAGGAAGAAACCAAGCAGTCACCTGAAGAATATGTAAAGATCGTGCCGAAGAAGAGGCCTGAGACGATACACGGGACAACTACGCTGATGAATACCGGATGCGGCAATCTGTACGTCACCATCAATGAAGATGACAACGGACACCCGTTTGAGCTCTTCACCCGCATGGGCAAGGCAGGCGGATGCGCGTCAAGCCAGGCAGAGGCGATAGGCAGGCTCGTGAGCCTTGCATTCAGGAGCAACATAGACCCGCTTGAGATAGTAAAGCAGCTCAAGGGCATCAGCTGTCACAGCCCCGCATGGTCAAAGGGCGGAAAGATATCTTCATGTTCCGACGCTATCTCAAAGTCGATTGAGAAGTTCAAGGAAGAGGCCGGAGGCAACGGCAATGGCCATGGCAACGGTTCTGACAATCACGGCAAAAAGGTCTTCCATTCCGGCCAGTGCTCAGAATGCGGCGGCGCTGTTGAGCATGAAGGCGGCTGCGCGGTCTGCAAGGACTGCGGTTTTACCAAGTGCTTTTAA
- a CDS encoding alpha/beta hydrolase has translation MNLNETVHKGGADKPVAVLIHGLGVDKGIWTDPLHTKLLANNFRLKILAAEEPLPRISTGINNITIGDFPDKIDNIWSVLKDEGYNLITWSQKRPVGHVDAAVSELKYIVVRAEELFPGSPVALIGHSRGGLIARKFMEDRHPAIKALITIASPHSGSSISKIAGYLSPLASVLKGILPKEEQGTIIETVSRTTDFLLGEALKELMPGSGFFKGLKDSRNKDIKYLSFGGTEPRLLTLYQWKKVGKEIYPKPLIEIPDSLMKLLPSYLKLEELTPGKGDALVSAESSVMPWSSDHYDLPANHVSIMWNREVIQKTIEVLKKI, from the coding sequence GTGAATTTAAATGAGACAGTTCATAAGGGCGGCGCTGATAAACCTGTCGCTGTTCTGATCCATGGCCTCGGAGTAGACAAGGGCATATGGACAGACCCTCTCCACACAAAGCTTCTTGCAAATAACTTCCGGCTCAAGATTCTCGCAGCAGAAGAACCCCTCCCGCGCATTTCAACAGGGATAAATAATATCACCATAGGGGATTTCCCCGATAAGATAGACAACATCTGGTCTGTGCTCAAAGATGAAGGATACAACCTCATAACATGGAGCCAGAAGAGGCCGGTCGGCCATGTGGATGCCGCAGTTTCAGAGCTTAAATATATCGTTGTTAGGGCTGAAGAGCTTTTCCCCGGAAGCCCTGTGGCATTGATAGGCCACAGCAGGGGCGGACTTATCGCAAGAAAGTTCATGGAAGATAGGCATCCTGCCATAAAAGCTCTGATTACCATCGCCTCGCCTCATTCAGGCAGTTCCATATCAAAGATAGCAGGATATCTCTCACCGCTTGCATCTGTGCTGAAAGGAATTCTACCCAAGGAAGAACAAGGCACGATCATTGAGACGGTCAGCAGGACTACTGATTTCCTCCTTGGAGAGGCGCTGAAGGAGCTGATGCCGGGCTCTGGATTTTTCAAAGGGCTGAAGGATTCCCGCAACAAAGATATCAAATATCTTTCATTCGGCGGAACAGAGCCGAGGCTTCTGACCCTTTATCAGTGGAAGAAAGTTGGAAAAGAGATATATCCAAAACCTCTGATAGAGATACCTGATTCGCTTATGAAGCTGCTGCCGTCCTACCTGAAGCTTGAAGAGCTGACACCGGGGAAAGGCGATGCGCTTGTGTCAGCAGAGAGTTCGGTGATGCCGTGGAGTTCAGACCACTATGACCTGCCTGCGAACCATGTCTCAATAATGTGGAACAGAGAGGTTATCCAAAAAACAATAGAGGTTCTCAAAAAGATCTGA
- a CDS encoding DUF3467 domain-containing protein codes for MANKPNEIKINIPPHIQAGVYANSMTVTHTKDEFIMDFSLITPPVGTVNARVITSPGHAKRIIAALQENVRRYESQFGTIVEADILQGKGPIGFNA; via the coding sequence ATGGCGAACAAACCGAATGAGATCAAGATAAACATCCCGCCTCACATTCAGGCAGGGGTCTATGCGAACAGCATGACGGTCACACATACGAAAGATGAATTCATAATGGACTTCTCCCTGATAACACCTCCGGTAGGCACGGTCAATGCGAGGGTCATCACAAGCCCGGGGCATGCAAAGCGCATAATAGCCGCTTTGCAGGAGAATGTCAGGAGATATGAGTCTCAATTCGGAACGATCGTGGAAGCGGATATACTGCAGGGGAAAGGGCCGATAGGTTTTAACGCTTAG